A stretch of the Bacteroidota bacterium genome encodes the following:
- the dprA gene encoding DNA-processing protein DprA translates to MISALDLLALSQVPRIGPRRLRSLVSHFGGTEALLGASPKQLAATEGISRRLASSIALFIRHERMEAPRAYAAAQLSRLNKVNGRIVSFWEEGYPELLKAIYDPPPFFFACGEYAAADRFAVAIVGTRLPSAEGIALAGEFAGELARRGITIVSGLARGIDTAAHGAALKSGGRTIAAIGSGLDVIYPPENKDLFRGIAGRGLVLSEYAMGSKPDAVNFPRRNRIISGLSLGTVVVETGLNGGAMITANLALDQNREVFAVPGGPRNKRSRGCNALIREGRAKLVESVDDVVAELVSKLPSGLIRGVARGRTTEPGLTFFEKRIYDFLGADPVHIDALAGRSRLATSDVLVNLLSLEFKGLVKQFPGKLFVKA, encoded by the coding sequence ATGATTTCCGCACTCGATTTATTGGCGCTATCCCAGGTCCCCCGGATCGGACCCCGACGCTTGCGTTCGCTCGTTTCACACTTCGGCGGTACGGAGGCCCTCCTCGGGGCTTCCCCGAAACAACTCGCGGCGACGGAAGGAATCAGCCGGCGTCTCGCCTCCTCGATCGCCCTGTTCATCCGGCATGAACGCATGGAAGCCCCCCGGGCGTATGCGGCCGCGCAACTCTCCAGGCTCAACAAAGTGAACGGCCGGATCGTCTCGTTCTGGGAGGAGGGGTATCCGGAATTGCTCAAGGCGATCTACGATCCGCCCCCCTTCTTCTTCGCCTGCGGGGAGTATGCGGCGGCGGACCGGTTCGCCGTCGCGATCGTCGGCACGCGGCTCCCCTCCGCGGAGGGAATTGCCCTCGCAGGGGAATTCGCGGGGGAACTGGCGCGCCGGGGAATCACGATCGTCAGCGGTTTGGCCCGGGGAATCGACACGGCAGCCCACGGGGCGGCGTTGAAGTCGGGAGGGCGGACCATCGCGGCCATCGGCTCGGGCCTTGATGTGATCTATCCGCCCGAAAACAAAGACCTTTTCCGCGGCATCGCGGGCCGGGGTCTCGTGTTGAGCGAATATGCGATGGGATCCAAACCCGACGCCGTGAATTTTCCCCGAAGGAACCGGATTATCAGCGGTCTCTCGCTCGGCACGGTCGTGGTTGAGACCGGTCTCAACGGGGGGGCCATGATTACCGCGAATCTGGCGCTCGATCAGAACCGCGAGGTGTTCGCGGTCCCCGGCGGTCCCCGCAACAAACGATCGCGCGGCTGCAATGCGCTCATCAGGGAGGGGCGCGCCAAACTCGTGGAGTCTGTCGATGACGTCGTGGCGGAGCTGGTGTCGAAACTCCCCTCCGGCCTGATTCGCGGCGTGGCGCGGGGACGAACGACGGAACCCGGATTGACGTTCTTCGAAAAAAGGATCTACGATTTCCTCGGTGCGGATCCCGTTCATATCGACGCGCTGGCGGGACGATCGCGTCTTGCGACTTCCGACGTGCTGGTGAATCTGCTGAGTCTCGAATTCAAGGGCCTGGTCAAACAATTTCCCGGCAAACTCTTCGTAAAGGCGTGA
- a CDS encoding DUF3109 family protein, which produces MFVVGEAVIDEAVARARFACDLEQCRGACCTLPGGRGAPLIDEECAELERAFPAAAKYLSEEHLRVIRRDGLFEGVSGQFSTTCVNDRDCVFVYYEGDVARCSLEKAWLNGESGWRKPVSCHLFPLRVSRGAAQIVRYEKLPECSPGRRLGEASNIPLSTFLKDALVRLYGEVWYDEFRAECSRRALPGAVAESAPGTSGTLPAGR; this is translated from the coding sequence ATGTTTGTCGTCGGGGAAGCGGTGATCGATGAAGCAGTTGCACGGGCGCGATTCGCGTGCGACCTGGAGCAGTGCAGAGGTGCGTGTTGCACGCTTCCGGGAGGTCGGGGCGCCCCGCTCATCGACGAGGAGTGCGCGGAGCTCGAGCGCGCCTTTCCGGCTGCCGCAAAGTACCTCTCGGAGGAACATCTGCGGGTGATCCGGCGGGACGGCCTGTTCGAAGGCGTCTCCGGACAATTTTCGACCACCTGCGTGAATGACCGCGATTGCGTCTTCGTTTATTATGAAGGCGACGTCGCCCGCTGTTCTCTTGAAAAAGCCTGGCTGAACGGCGAGAGCGGGTGGCGGAAGCCGGTTTCCTGCCACCTCTTCCCGCTGCGCGTCTCGCGCGGGGCGGCGCAAATTGTGAGATATGAAAAACTGCCCGAATGCTCGCCGGGACGGCGCCTCGGCGAAGCTTCAAACATTCCCCTCTCCACGTTTCTCAAGGATGCCCTGGTACGCCTCTACGGCGAGGTGTGGTATGACGAGTTCCGGGCCGAATGCAGCAGGCGGGCGCTGCCCGGCGCGGTCGCGGAATCCGCGCCCGGGACATCCGGCACGCTCCCCGCGGGGCGATGA
- a CDS encoding EutN/CcmL family microcompartment protein, whose product MTLCKVIGTIVSTQKNEHLKTFKTLIVQPIDLTGAFIGRDILALDSVDAGVGDTVLIVQEGQGAVQVLRNKKVPVHSVVVAVVDGLDVAPP is encoded by the coding sequence GTGACGCTCTGCAAGGTGATCGGCACAATCGTCTCGACACAGAAGAACGAGCACTTGAAAACCTTCAAAACCCTGATCGTCCAACCGATCGATCTGACCGGGGCTTTTATCGGACGGGACATTCTTGCGCTCGATTCGGTGGATGCGGGGGTGGGGGACACGGTCCTGATCGTGCAGGAAGGCCAGGGGGCCGTGCAGGTCCTGAGGAATAAGAAAGTCCCCGTCCATTCCGTGGTGGTCGCAGTCGTCGACGGGCTTGATGTCGCCCCGCCGTAG